The following are from one region of the Papaver somniferum cultivar HN1 unplaced genomic scaffold, ASM357369v1 unplaced-scaffold_132, whole genome shotgun sequence genome:
- the LOC113332681 gene encoding uncharacterized protein LOC113332681, with product MASWVRTIKAPFKKLFNQQQSNSRDKKSQQEHDNRIVMDLQGEVMACAYEDVQVMWSMLDKSKQRVCTVN from the exons atggCTTCATGGGTTCGTACAATCAAAGCTCCATTCAAGAAGTTGTTCAATCAACAACAAAGCAACTCAAGAGATAAGAAATCTCAACAAg AACATGATAATCGAATAGTAATGGATTTGCAAGGAGAAGTAATGGCGTGTGCATACGAAGACGTTCAAGTTATGTGGTCGATGCTTGATAAATCCAAGCAAAGAGTTTGCACCGTTAATTAG